Genomic window (Akkermansiaceae bacterium):
GGGAGAACAGCACCCCGATGCTACATGCCGCAGGGGGGATGTAAAGGCGGCCTCCATCCGGCGGGGACGAAATACCAGGAGCCTGACCGGGACGCTCTCCCTCCGGCCGGACGGAAAATACCCCCCCGCGGATGCGGAGGAGAGCGATTGATTAGGATATGTTATATATCTCGAAATGTTATTATTAACACGCATTCGCGTAATCACCGAAGTTTCCATTTGCGTGAACGCGCTTCGAGAGGCAGCTTCCCGCCGTCCCCCCCGGACATTTCACCCCCCCTATCGAAATGTACCTCGCATCCAGCAAGGTCGCAGCACGTACGCTCGCGGCCCTTTCAACCGCCTGTGCCGTCTTCACGGCCCTCACTCCCTCCGCCCTCGCCCAGTCACTGGGAGCGGCGAGCGACTACAATGTCTTCATTTTCGGAAACTTCACCTCGTCCGGTTCGGACACGGAGGGAAGGCTCGCCGTAGGTGGCAACGCGGACCTCACCGGCTACAGCGTCGGCACCTCCCTGCCCACCACCGGAGGCAACACCCTGGTGGTTGGCAACAACCTGACGTTCACCAACGGTCAGGTGAACAAAGGGAACGCGGTGTATGGCGGCAGTGCCACCACCTCCAACTTCGGCATCCCGAACGGAAGCCTGGTCCAGGGCAATCCGATCGATTTCGCGGCAGCCCAATCCCAGCTCACCCAACTTTCCGGAAGTCTCGCCGGAATGGCGGCCAACGGTTCGTTCAACGACCACTACGGCACCCTCCAGTTCGTGGGTACGGACCCGGCGCTGAACACCTTCACGATCACCGCCCCCTCGGTTAACTCGGCGAACGGCATCCAGATCAACGCACCGGCGAACTCCACGGTGGTCATCAACATCGGAGGCGACAACATCTTCTTCGACAACTTCGGCATCTCCATCGCCAACACCGACAAACAACGGGTCCTCTACAACTTCTACGAGGCAACCGCGCTCACCATCGCCGGCATCAGCGTGCAGGGCAGCGTCCTCGCCCCGCTGGCGAACGTGTCCTTCACCAACGGCAATGTGGAAGGAACCCTCATCGCCAACAACGTGACGGGCGGCGGCGAATACCATAACTACAAGTTCCAGGGCACCCTGCCCATCCCGGAACCTTCCGGTGTGGCGCTGCTCGGACTTTCCGTCGTCTCCCTGGCATTCCGCCGCCGGAGGTAAGAGACGGATTCCCGCTCCATGGGCCATGGCCGCGCCACGCGGTCATGGCCCTTTTCCTTTTCCGGCCACCGCCGTCACCTGCACCGGGAGAAGAAGAAGGCGAGCAGGTCCGCCTGCTGCTCGTTCTCCTGCTTCCGGGAAGATCCGCTGCCATGGCCGAGGTGGTAGTCCACCCGCAACAGGACGGGTGCATCCGGACCTTGGGCGGAAATGAGGCGCGCGGTCATCTTGAGCGACTGCCAGAGTTCGACCCGGGTGTCGTTGGCACCGTGATAAAGGAGGATGGGCGGGTATTTCACCCCCGGCTTCACATGGGCGTAGGCGCTCATCTCGAGCAAGGACTCGAAGCCTTCCTTGGTTTTGACACTGCCGAACTCCGCGAGGTTCGGGATGCCGTTCGGTGAATTCTCCATCCGGATGGCGTCCATGCAGCCCACTCCGCAGAGCACCGCACCGACCGCCTCGGGCTTCTCGGTCATCACCCTGCCGACGGTGATGCCGCCCGCGCTCCCGCCCTGGATGCAGATGCGGGCGGGTGTGGTGTAACCTTCCCGGACGAGGCCCTCCGCGACGGAGATCACGTCCTTCCAAGTGTTCGGCTTGGTTTTCTGGAAACCGGCGAGCCGCCACTCATCCCCCAGTTCCCCTCCCCCGCGGACATGGGCCACCACGCGGATGCCGCCCATGTCATAGATGGCCGCGTCCGAGGGCCGGAAGCCCGGCTCGATGCTGATGCCATAGGCTCCATAAGCACCGAGCAGGACGGGCCGCTTGCCATCCTTCGGCAGATCCTTCCGGTGGATGATGGACACCGGGATCGCCACGCCGTCATGGCCGGGCATGGTGGTCTCACGGCTGACGAGTTCCTTTGAAATGGGAGGCTCCACCTGCTGGGGCAGATCCAACGGTTCCGCGACCGTCCCATCCGCCGGGACCCGCATAAGCCTGGTGGGGCCGGTCCACGAACTGAACGAAA
Coding sequences:
- a CDS encoding choice-of-anchor A family protein, which translates into the protein MYLASSKVAARTLAALSTACAVFTALTPSALAQSLGAASDYNVFIFGNFTSSGSDTEGRLAVGGNADLTGYSVGTSLPTTGGNTLVVGNNLTFTNGQVNKGNAVYGGSATTSNFGIPNGSLVQGNPIDFAAAQSQLTQLSGSLAGMAANGSFNDHYGTLQFVGTDPALNTFTITAPSVNSANGIQINAPANSTVVINIGGDNIFFDNFGISIANTDKQRVLYNFYEATALTIAGISVQGSVLAPLANVSFTNGNVEGTLIANNVTGGGEYHNYKFQGTLPIPEPSGVALLGLSVVSLAFRRRR